A window of Bufo gargarizans isolate SCDJY-AF-19 chromosome 9, ASM1485885v1, whole genome shotgun sequence contains these coding sequences:
- the LOC122919748 gene encoding galectin-4-like encodes MTVYNPVMPFQAVFQKHFGRDGKIIIMGNIAYGADNFNVNLLNSRTRNIHLHINPRFREGAIVRNTKTIGNWGPEERQMSYMPFYPGQSFQLEIRNEGGAFGIYSSGTKLFNYVHRLPFNQIDMIEVGGNVNLTFVQY; translated from the exons ATGACTGTGTACAACCCG GTAATGCCCTTTCAAGCTGTTTTTCAGAAGCACTTTGGCAGAGATGGAAAGATCATTATCATGGGAAATATCGCTTATGGGGCAGACAA CTTCAACGTGAATCTCCTAAACAGCAGAACAAGGAATATTCACCTTCACATCAACCCTCGTTTCCGAGAAGGAGCAATAGTAAGAAATACTAAGACCATTGGCAATTGGGGTCCTGAGGAGAGACAGATGTCCTACATGCCATTCTATCCTGGGCAAAGCTTTCAG CTGGAAATAAGGAACGAGGGAGGAGCTTTCGGGATCTATTCTAGTGGAACAAAACTATTCAACTATGTCCACCGCCTTCCTTTCAACCAAATTGACATGATCGAAGTTGGAGGAAATGTCAACTTGACTTTTGTCCAATACTAA